CCCGGGTGCTCGACGGGGCCGTCCTCGGGCCGCGTACCCTGATCGGGGCCGGTTCCCTGGTGCCGCCGGGTGCCGTGCTGGAGGGCGGCCATCTCTACCTCGGTACACCGGCCCGCCGCGTGCGACCACTGACCGACCGGGAGCATGAACATCTGGCCTACACGGCCGAGTACTATGTCCAACTCGCTGCTCGGCACCGCGACGCGTCGGGCAGCGGGACCGCAAAGGGATGACGGGGGCGCCACGGTACAAAGGACCCGAAAGGCGACGCAGGACTGTTCTCGGTGCCTGCATCACCCGTTAGTCGAGCCCCACTGATAGCAAAACGCCTCAATCCCAACGGTGTCCGGACCCAAAAGCAAGGGCGTGTTGAACCTAGAAACGGCAGTTGACCGCTTCGCTATCAATTCAAGTTTCTGAAATCGGGTCGAGTCTTTGCGCAACTCGCGTTCACCGGCTGGGTGAAGGGCGCTACGACCCCCGAGGCACGCCCCGCGCGGCGCCCGGCGGTGTTACAACGCGTTGCAATCGCTCGGCTATTGCGCCTCAAACACAAAAGAATCTCGCCATTGCCGCATGGGAATAACGAGCCGAGCGAGGTTCATCGGCCACCCCCCTTGCCCTTCAGCAGCGCCTCGGGGTGGCGTTCCAAGTAGTCGGCCAACACCTGCACGGAGCGGGCGGCGGTGCTGATTGCGCGAAGGGTTCGGTTGAGCTCGACGTTCAGGGGGGAATCGGGAGCGATCGTAGCGTCGGCCGACGAAAGGGTCGCGCTGGCTTGGCGTATGGCATCGCTGAGTTCGGGTGACTCGACGATGGCGCGTGTGCCGGCGAGGGTACCGTTTAGGTTATCGCCGATTTCGTCGAACGGGATCGCGGCCAGGGCCGTCAGCACCTTGTCGACCTTTGCCGTCAGCGCCTCCAGCCCGCCTTCGACGGTCGGCAACAGCGGCAGCTCGTCATACTGGCCAAGGGTTGCCGGCGGCGCCCCTGGGTGGATGTCGAGTTCGACGAAGAGTTGGCCGGTGATCAGACTTCCCTGTTTGAGCTGACCGCGCAGCCCTTTGGCGACCAACTCGTCGAGGAGGCGCTCATGTCGGTTAACGGCGACCTGCATGTCGGCGCCGAGGCCGATCTTGTTGACGTCGATCTCCACACGGACCGGTATCTCGAATGCGGGACCCTCGGGATTGAAGACGAGATCGATATCCGTCACTTCGCCGATCTCGATCCCCCGCAGCAGCACTGGCGCCCCAACGCTCAAACCGCGTACGGAGCCGTTGAAGACCATGTAGAAGGAACGCTCGTCGTGTGGCTCCCGGTCCAACGTCCGTGCCTCATCGAGGTTGCGCAGGAGGGTGAACCGGAAGCCCTCCGCGGGTGGCGGGCCGTCGGCGCCGAAGTTACCGAAGGCGACTCCCCCGACCACCATCGCCACCACGGAGTCGGTGTCCACTTGGATACCGTCGGCGCTCAAGCTCACGTCGATCCCGCTGGCGTTCCAAAACCGGCTCTGGTCGTTGACGCGCCGGTCATGAGGCGTTTCGATGAAGATGTCGATATCTACGCCACTGTTGTCGTCGGCCAATGCATAGCCGACGACTCGCCCGACCGGGATGCGGCGGT
This portion of the Thioflavicoccus mobilis 8321 genome encodes:
- a CDS encoding intermembrane transport protein PqiB, with the protein product MPSPETGTAATDQDAPLPQAQLVQRNRISLVWLLPVLALVIGGWLAWKTLSERGPTVQIRFESAAGIEKGRTKVKLKDVVIGQVSDIRLTEDLAHVEVTAQLNDDTEGFLTENTRFWIARPRVTATGVSGLETLLSGPFVAIDPHPGKRSKREFVGLPAPPAITTADKGTQFGLRAPSLGSLSVGSPVYYRRIPVGRVVGYALADDNSGVDIDIFIETPHDRRVNDQSRFWNASGIDVSLSADGIQVDTDSVVAMVVGGVAFGNFGADGPPPAEGFRFTLLRNLDEARTLDREPHDERSFYMVFNGSVRGLSVGAPVLLRGIEIGEVTDIDLVFNPEGPAFEIPVRVEIDVNKIGLGADMQVAVNRHERLLDELVAKGLRGQLKQGSLITGQLFVELDIHPGAPPATLGQYDELPLLPTVEGGLEALTAKVDKVLTALAAIPFDEIGDNLNGTLAGTRAIVESPELSDAIRQASATLSSADATIAPDSPLNVELNRTLRAISTAARSVQVLADYLERHPEALLKGKGGGR